CCAACGCGGCGGCGCAGACCATCAACACGTCCTGGCTCTGCACTTGCGACGGCAGGTAATCGATGAAATACACGTCGGCGTTCAGGAATTTGTGGCCGATCAGCCCTTCAAGGGCCGAAATCGCGGCGCTGACGTTGAGCGCGGCGAAGATCCCGACCACAGCGCCGATCAGCGTACCGACCACGCCAATGACCGTACCCTGGACCATGAAGATCGCCATGATTGAACCCGGCGTGGCGCCAAGGGTGCGCAGGATCGCGATGTCGCCCTTCTTGTCGTTCACCACCATCACCAGCGTGGAGATAATGTTGAACGCCGCAACGGCGACGATCAGCAGCAACAGCAGGCCGATCATGGCTTTTTCCATGCGGATCGCCTGATACAGATTGCCGTGGGTGCGGGTCCAGTCGCGGGCGTAATACTTGTCTTCGCCGAGTTGCTGGGCGATGGTCCACGCGACACGCGGCGCCTGGAACAAGTCGTCGAACTTCAAGCGCAGGCCCTGGACCTGATCCGGCTTCCAGCGGTGCAGCTTCGCCAGATCCTGCAAATTGGTGATGCCCAGATACCCGTCGATCTCACCGGCACCGACGTGGAAGATGCCGACCACGGTAAAGCGTTTCATGCGCGGGAACATCCCGGCCGGGGTCACGGTGACTTCCGGCGCGACAAACGTCAGCTTGTCGCCGACCGCCACTCCGAGCT
The Pseudomonas lini DNA segment above includes these coding regions:
- a CDS encoding lipoprotein-releasing ABC transporter permease subunit; this encodes MFRPLFVFIGTRYTRAKRRNHFVSFISLTSMIGLALGVVVMIVVLSVMNGFDHEMRTRVLGMVPHATIESGEPISDWQSLAAKVKQSPQVAAVAPFVQMQGLLTNNGKVSKVLLNAIDPVQERQVSIIDNFMQQGKLDDLAPGSFGIVIGDKAAAKLGVAVGDKLTFVAPEVTVTPAGMFPRMKRFTVVGIFHVGAGEIDGYLGITNLQDLAKLHRWKPDQVQGLRLKFDDLFQAPRVAWTIAQQLGEDKYYARDWTRTHGNLYQAIRMEKAMIGLLLLLIVAVAAFNIISTLVMVVNDKKGDIAILRTLGATPGSIMAIFMVQGTVIGVVGTLIGAVVGIFAALNVSAAISALEGLIGHKFLNADVYFIDYLPSQVQSQDVLMVCAAALVLSFLATLYPAWRAARTQPAEALRYE